The Etheostoma cragini isolate CJK2018 chromosome 15, CSU_Ecrag_1.0, whole genome shotgun sequence genome window below encodes:
- the hcrt gene encoding orexin, which produces MDTTEQYKRPFFFPREDQIPPLHTSQKMPWFPINFQKATGMDTSNKKVMVLVLMLLLSHLACDAQSMSECCRQPARSCHLYALLCRSGSKNLGGTLTGDAAAGILTLGKRRDDEHLMQSRLQQLLQGSRNQAAGILTMGKRTEERAGDWYMDWMAQSKYIVTTPLPVLS; this is translated from the exons ATGGACACCACAGAACAATATAAAAGACCTTTCTTCTTCCCCCGGGAAGATCAGATACCTCCTCTTCACACAAGCCAGAAGATGCCGTGGTTCCCCATCAACTTCCAGAAAGCTACTGGAATGGACACGTCTAACAAG AAAGTCATGGTGCTGGTTTTGATGTTGCTGCTGTCTCATCTGGCCTGTGATGCTCAGAGCATGTCTGAGTGCTGCAGACAACCGGCTCGCTCCTGTCACCTCTATGCATTGCTGTGTCGCTCCGGCAGCAAGAACTTGGGTGGAACACTCACAGGAGACGCCGCCGCTGGCATCCTTACTCTGGGTAAACGGAGAGATGATGAGCATCTCATGCAGAGCCGACTCCAACAGCTCCTCCAAGGCTCCAGGAACCAAGCAGCAGGGATCCTGACTATGGGGAAGCGGACTGAAGAGAGGGCTGGAGACTGGTATATGGACTGGATGGCTCAGTCAAAATATATCGTCACGACGCCACTGCCTGTTTTAAGCTAA
- the kcnh4a gene encoding potassium voltage-gated channel subfamily H member 4a, with translation MPVMKGLLAPQNTFLDTIANHFDGTHSNFLLGNAQGHHGYPIVYCSDGFCELTGFVRTEVMQKTCTCSFLHGAETYESAIQQVVKALECQQAYQGEVCFYRKNGNPFPCLLDIVPIKNEKGEVVMFLLSFKDISESYGKSHPCGQGDGVSEAAHQSRKRNRLHFSQAREGGRTILHNLTNLFTKRGKRKLTSSIFQKPSLPEYKVAAVKKSRFILLHYSISKALWDWLILLATFYVAVAVPYDICFVSHDEGSHHHSLFSRRTSDIAVEMLFILDIILNFHTTYVSQSGQVVYDARSIYLHYCTTWFFVDLIAALPFDLLYAFNITVTSLVHLLKTLRLLRLLRLLQKLDRYSQYSAVVLTLLMSVFALLAHWMACVWYVIGRKEIESSDPITWDIGWLQELGKRLDTPFINSTIGGPSITSAYIASLYFTLSSLTSVGFGNVCANTDAEKIFSICIMLIGALMHAVVFGNVTAIIQRMYSRRSLYHTRMKDLKDFIRVHRLPQLLKQRMLEYFQSTWSVNNGINANELLHDFPDELRADIAMHLNKDILQLPVFERAGRGCLRSLSLHIKTSFCAPGEYLIRHGDALQANYFVCSGSLEVLKDGMVLAILGKGDLIGADLPEQDQVIKTNADVKALTYCDLQYISVRALREVLELYPEYGNRFSSDIHHNLTYNLREGSKADGATKHPWSSKLSQPHASTGHKLPYIVEADDNEHGQDMSHSQQRRLPLFHGISSPVRQRCLSSLLGEEFRHINALHITRSPVQDGRGRSPSPQPIANQELSPSPLPSLSSDPGLTDRPASLLMPSLPCISPLNLSPRVVDGIEDNDHTFQFNIEPSDTKTNVTDQFHVSANLLLETEVVRQNISKLNKEVSDLNQEVSNLAKELHNIMLFMQSHVAMLHALPDSTYSCGIQMVPSPSVTQPHVPLNIATGLHPHHESISHPTRNVWSCSGMPFQGRSPDLLHSSSPVPSCLHLCCSDREGAPVHRLQSQYAFQAARTTPNSPYMTHPHARGGPSLLGLSSAFSSFPVFSQATQVPYNVSIPTMSNSHPLCSPGNYGYARPSLSIQTNSDPNHNQTAPVLHSQTGQPQYHTTFSTVTPSAAHTSTFIGNNQSHQGSIIGPRQNDPVGSSPVHLTQDLASSLLGQVTDRDCRASLYQERTDSIESQDTCISTPNVEV, from the exons ATGCCTGTGATGAAGGGCCTCCTTGCTCCACAAAACACCTTCTTGGACACCATTGCAAACCACTTTGATGGCACTC ACAGTAACTTCCTACTGGGAAATGCTCAGGGTCATCATGGCTACCCAATTGTGTACTGCTCTGACGGGTTTTGTGAGCTGACCGGCTTTGTTCGGACTGAGGTGATGCAGAAAACATGCACCTGCAGCTTCCTGCATGGAGCCGAGACCTATGAGAGTGCAATCCAACAGGTGGTCAAAGCTCTGGAGTGCCAGCAGGCGTACCAGGGAGAAGTCTGCTTCTATAGGAAAAATG GAAATCCATTTCCGTGCCTCCTGGATATTGTGCCAATCAAAAATGAGAAAGGTGAAGTGGTGATGTTCCTCTTGTCCTTTAAAGACATCAGTGAATCATATGGGAAAAGCCATCCCTGCGGCCAAGGAGACG GTGTGTCAGAGGCTGCTCACCAGAGTAGGAAAAGGAATCGATTGCACTTTTCTCAAGCTCGAGAGGGGGGGAGGACTATTCTGCACAACCTTACCAACCTGTTCACCAAGAGGGGCAAGAGGAAACTGACCAGT AGTATATTTCAGAAACCATCTCTGCCTGAGTACAAGGTGGCAGCTGTTAAGAAGTCCCGTTTCATCCTGCTACACTACAGCATCTCCAAGGCCTTGTGGGACTGGTTGATTCTACTGGCGACCTTCTACGTTGCTGTCGCCGTGCCTTATGACATCTGCTTTGTCAGTCATGATGAGGGCAGCCACCATCACTCACTTTTCAGCCGCAGAACCAGTGACATAGCAGTGGAGATGCTCTTCATACTTG atATTATTCTGAATTTCCATACAACCTATGTGAGTCAGTCGGGTCAGGTGGTGTACGACGCCCGCTCCATCTATCTCCATTACTGCACCACTTGGTTCTTTGTGGATCTAATCGCAGCGTTGCCCTTTGACCTTCTCTATGCTTTCAACATCACAGTG ACCTCGCTGGTGCACTTGTTGAAGACGCTTCGTCTGCTACGTCTGCTGCGCCTGTTACAGAAACTGGATCGCTACTCCCAGTACAGCGCTGTGGTCCTGACCCTGCTCATGTCTGTGTTTGCTCTGCTGGCTCACTGGATGGCTTGTGTCTGGTATGTCATCGGACGCAAGGAGATAGAAAGCAGTGACCCCATTACCTGGGACATAG GCTGGCTTCAGGAGTTGGGAAAGCGTCTGGACACACCATTCATCAACAGCACCATAGGTGGTCCCTCCATCACCAGCGCCTACATCGCCTCTCTCTACTTCACTCTCAGTAGCCTCACCAGTGTCGGTTTTGGCAATGTGTGTGCTAATACAGACGCTGAGAAAATATTCTCCATCTGCATTATGCTCATTGGTG CCCTGATGCACGCAGTGGTCTTTGGCAATGTGACAGCCATCATCCAGCGCATGTACTCACGCCGCTCTCTCTACCACACCCGAATGAAGGATCTCAAGGACTTCATCCGTGTGCATcggctgcctcagctgttgaaGCAGAGGATGCTGGAGTACTTTCAGTCAACCTGGTCTGTCAACAATGGCATTAATGCCAATGAG CTGCTGCATGACTTCCCAGATGAACTGCGAGCTGATATTGCCATGCACCTGAACAAAGACATCTTGCAGCTGCCTGTATTTGAGCGAGCCGGCAGAGGGTGTCTGCGCTCCCTTTCCCTGCACATCAAGACCTCTTTTTGTGCCCCTGGAGAATATCTTATACGTCATGGAGATGCCCTACAAGCCAACTATTTTGTCTGCTCTGGCTCCCTGGAGGTTCTGAAAGATGGCATGGTGCTTGCCATCCTGG GAAAAGGTGACCTTATTGGGGCTGATCTCCCTGAACAGGACCAGGTGATCAAGACCAATGCAGACGTAAAGGCGCTGACCTACTGTGACTTGCAGTACATCAGTGTTCGAGCTTTGAGGGAGGTCCTTGAGCTGTACCCGGAGTACGGCAACCGGTTCAGTTCTGACATCCACCACAACCTTACCTACAACTTGAGAGAGGGCAGTAAAGCTGAT GGAGCAACAAAGCATCCATGGTCTTCAAAACTGTCACAG CCTCATGCTTCCACGGGCCATAAACTACCCTATATTGTTGAGGCAGATGATAATGAACATGGACAGGACATGAGCCACTCTCAGCAGAGGAGACTGCCTTTGTTCCACGGGATCAGCAGCCCTGTTCGTCAACGCTGCCTCAGCAGCCTGTTAGGAGAGGAGTTCCGCCACATCAATGCACTCCACATCACTCGGTCACCTGTTCAGGACGGTAGAGGCCGGAGTCCCTCTCCTCAGCCAATTGCCAATCAGGagctctctccttctcctttgcCCAGTCTTTCCAGTGACCCAGGCTTAACCGATCGGCCGGCGAGTCTACTCATGCCATCCTTGCCTTGTATCAGTCCACTGAACCTTAGCCCCAG GGTTGTGGATGGAATTGAGGACAATGATCACACATTTCAATTTAACATAGAGCCGAGTGACACAAAGACCAATGTAACAG ACCAGTTCCACGTGAGTGCTAACCTGCTTCTAGAGACAGAGGTAGTGAGACAGAACATCAGCAAACTGAACAAAGAG gTGAGCGACTTGAACCAAGAAGTATCCAACCTGGCCAAGGAGCTCCACAACATAATGCTTTTCATGCAGTCTCATGTGGCCATGCTCCATGCCCTTCCAGATTCCACATATTCTTGTGGCATACAGATGGTTCCCAGTCCTAGTGTGACTCAACCCCATGTCCCTTTAAATATTGCCACTGGTCTTCACCCTCATCATGAATCAATTAGCCACCCTACCAGAAATGTTTGGAGCTGCAGTGGCATGCCCTTCCAGGGCAGAAGTCCCGACTTGCTGCACTCTTCAAGTCCTGTGCCATCCTGTTTACACCTGTGCTGCTCTGACAGAGAAGGGGCCCCAGTCCATAGGTTACAGAGCCAGTACGCCTTCCAAGCAGCCAGAACAACACCAAACTCTCCCTACATGACCCACCCGCATGCCAGAGGTGGTCCATCCCTCCTGGGCCTCAGTTCTGCCTTCAGTAGCTTCCCAGTGTTTTCTCAGGCCACCCAGGTGCCATACAACGTCTCTATTCCCACAATGAGCAACTCTCACCCTTTGTGTTCCCCAGGTAATTATGGCTACGCCCGTCCATCTCTGAGCATTCAAACTAACTCTGATCCCAATCACAATCAGACCGCCCCAGTCCTCCACTCCCAGACAGGCCAGCCGCAGTATCACACTACCTTCAGCACAGTCACCCCTTCAGCGGCCCATACTTCAACATTCATAGGGAACAACCAGAGCCACCAGGGCTCTATCATTGGCCCCAGGCAAAATGACCCAGTAGGATCCAGCCCTGTCCACCTAACACAGGACCTTGCATCTTCTCTTCTGGGTCAGGTAACAGACAGAGACTGTAGAGCTTCACTGTATCAAGAGAGGACAGACAGTATTGAATCTCAAGATACATGCATCAGTACTCCAAATGTAGAAGTTTAA
- the rab5c gene encoding ras-related protein Rab-5C, whose protein sequence is MAGRGGPARTNGTAASNKICQFKLVLLGESAVGKSSLVLRFVKGQFHEYQESTIGAAFLTQTVCLDDTTVKFEIWDTAGQERYHSLAPMYYRGAQAAIVVYDITNTDTFTRAKNWVKELQRQASPNIVIALAGNKADLANKRAIDFQEAQAYADDNSLLFMETSAKTAMNVNEIFMAIAKKLPKNEPQGGAAAGGRTRGGVDLQEAAPQGRSGQCCGGGN, encoded by the exons ATGGCAGGGCGAGGCGGACCAGCACGGACCAACGGCACTGCAGCGAGCAACAAGATCTGCCAGTTTAAGCTAGTGCTGTTGGGGGAATCGGCGGTGGGAAAGTCCAGCTTGGTGCTGCGCTTCGTTAAAGGCCAGTTCCACGAGTACCAGGAGAGCACCATCGGAG CTGCCTTCCTCACACAGACGGTATGTTTAGATGATACGACGGTCAAGTTTGAGATCTGGGACACTGCAGGACAGGAACGGTATCACAGCTTGGCACCCATGTACTACAGGGGAGCCCAGGCCGCCATCGTGGTCTACGATATCACCAACACA gacacatTCACACGTGCTAAGAACTGGGTGAAGGAGCTCCAGCGACAAGCCAGCCCGAATATTGTTATTGCACTGGCAGGAAACAAAGCGGACCTGGCCAACAAGAGAGCCATAGATTTCCAG gAAGCACAAGCCTATGCAGATGACAACAGTTTGCTCTTCATGGAGACTTCAGCCAAGACGGCTATGAATGTCAACGAGATTTTTATGGCTATCG CCAAAAAGCTCCCCAAGAACGAGCCTCAGGGCGGAGCGGCCGCCGGTGGACGGACCAGAGGCGGCGTGGACCTGCAGGAAGCTGCGCCGCAGGGCCGCAGCGGCCAGTGCTGCGGGGGCGGGAACTAA